From one Solanum lycopersicum chromosome 12, SLM_r2.1 genomic stretch:
- the LOC101243680 gene encoding uncharacterized protein → MTNFGRMGIRPKFVEGVIGFVEYAKTLDPFQRSGMIKCPCNKCQCLNYEKPDVVELHIYRNGFKKEYTVWTSHGEIDNNFDVFQHYVPGESSSNVNSNAQNYRIDDMVQDAFGVHSDFDFANQGEEAPNVECKIFFEQLEYASRPLYEGSPHSQLSIAVRLLSIKSDWNIPQGAMDSVIDLIHNLVDPNLEIPDNFYKAKRLTASGKKVPIKAMHYLPLIPRLKRLYASNRSAPHVRWHHEHRRPPGVMCHPSDGEAWKHFDRTHPQFAAEPCNIRLGLCSDGFTPHSVSAAPYSCWHVFVTPYNLPPEMCMTSPYIFLNCVIPGPRNPKVLVDVYLQPLIDELKQLWVQGVETFDVSLKQNFNLRAALMWTINDFPAYGMLSGRMTEGKLACPYCMENTKSFTLKHDSWFDCHRQFLPMDHEFRSMKNAFRKNYVEQGYPPHILTGEQVWERVQNFPKVAK, encoded by the exons ATGACTAATTTTGGTCGAATGGGGATAAGACCTAAATTTGTAGAAGGTGTCATTGGTTTTGTGGAGTATGCAAAGACATTAGATCCTTTTCAACGTAGTGGTATGATTAAGTGTCCTTGTAATAAATGTCAAtgtttgaattatgaaaaaccAGATGTTGTTGAGCTTCATATCTATCGAAATgggtttaaaaaagaatacacTGTGTGGACTAGTCATGGAGAAATTGATAATAACTTTGATGTATTCCAACATTATGTTCCTGGTGAAAGTAGTAGCAATGTGAATTCTAATGCACAAAATTATAGAATTGATGACATGGTTCAAGATGCTTTTGGTGTGCattctgattttgattttgctaatcaaggtgaagaagctcctaatgttgaatgtaaaattttctttgaacaATTGGAATATGCTAGTCGACCTTTATATGAGGGGAGTCCACACTCACAGTTGTCTATTGCGGTTAGATTATTAAGTATCAAATCAGATTGGAATATTCCTCAAGGGGCAATGGACTCTGTGATTGACCTTATTCATAATTTAGTTGACCCAAATCTAGAGATACCTGATAATTTCTATAAGGCCAAAAGGTTG ACTGCTAGTGGGAAGAAAGTTCCTATTAAGGCAATGCATTACTTACCTCTTATTCCAAGGTTAAAGAGGTTGTATGCGTCTAATAGATCTGCTCCTCATGTGAGATGGCACCATGAACATAGAAGACCACCTGGAGTTATGTGTCATCCATCCGATGGAGAGGCTTGGAAGCATTTTGATAGAACACATCCACAATTTGCAGCTGAACCATGTAACATTAGATTGGGTTTATGTTCAGATGGATTCACGCCACATTCTGTTTCTGCTGCACCATATTCTTGTTGGCATGTATTTGTAACACCATATAATCTTCCACCCGAGATGTGTATGACCAGTCCATATATATTTCTCAATTGTGTCATTCCTGGCCCTCGGAATCCAAAAGTATTGGTTGATGTATACTTGCAACCTTTGATTGATGAGTTGAAACAATTGTGGGTTCAAGGGGTTGAAACATTTGATGTGTCTCTTAAGCAGAATTTTAATTTGCGGGCTGCCTTAATGTGGACTATTAATGATTTTCCAGCATATGGAATGTTGTCAGGGCGGATGACAGAGGGAAAGTTAGCTTGTCCTTATTGTATGGAAAATACTAAATCATTCACTTTGAAACATGATTCTTGGTTTGACTGTCATCGACAGTTCTTGCCAATGGATCATGAGTTTAGGAGTATGAAAAATGCATTCAGAAAGAATTATGTTGAACAAGGTTATCCTCCTCATATCTTAACTGGAGAACAAGTTTGGGAGAGGGTTCAAAACTTTCCAAAGGTCGCAAAATAA